From a single Drosophila sulfurigaster albostrigata strain 15112-1811.04 chromosome 3, ASM2355843v2, whole genome shotgun sequence genomic region:
- the LOC133842438 gene encoding uncharacterized protein LOC133842438 isoform X1, protein MTNTTTYLLNSYISFVLWHLMSNVFCETLNECINCTLYNGDCQMVKTGWSVFKMSRYDQFSVVKIPEFPGQSEVEYVYDENLANCVSDGYTITDRLETFVCFWSPLLGCQAVASKDVVNKRLMHRTACKICARYCNCSVRSGASDGIDTIWILRSTWVWLLYYCKGNQVFIY, encoded by the exons ATGACTAATACAAccacatatttattaaattcttatatTAGCTTCGTTTTATGGCACTTGATGAGCA ACGTATTTTGCGAAACGCTCAATGAATGCATCAATTGTACTTTGTATAATGGAGACTGTCAAATGGTTAAGACTGGTTGGAGTGTCTTTAAAATGTCTCGTTACGATCAATTTTCGGTTGTTAAGATACCCGAATTTCCTGGCCAATCCGAAGTAGAGTATGTATATGATGAAAATCTGGCCAACTGCGTCTCCGATGGCTATACAATTACTG ATAGATTAGAgacatttgtttgcttttggtcCCCTTTGTTGGGTTGTCAGGCTGTGGCGAGTAAAGATGTTGTCAACAAGAGACTTATGCATCGTACCGCCTGCAAGATTTGTGCCAGATATTGTAATTGCAGTGTACGCAGTGGAGCCTCGGATGGAATTGATACAATTTGGATTCTAAGATCGACTTGGGTGtggttattatattattgcaaGGGGAatcaagtatttatttattaa
- the LOC133842438 gene encoding uncharacterized protein LOC133842438 isoform X2, which translates to MTNTTTYLLNSYISFVLWHLMSNVFCETLNECINCTLYNGDCQMVKTGWSVFKMSRYDQFSVVKIPEFPGQSEVEYVYDENLANCVSDGYTITD; encoded by the exons ATGACTAATACAAccacatatttattaaattcttatatTAGCTTCGTTTTATGGCACTTGATGAGCA ACGTATTTTGCGAAACGCTCAATGAATGCATCAATTGTACTTTGTATAATGGAGACTGTCAAATGGTTAAGACTGGTTGGAGTGTCTTTAAAATGTCTCGTTACGATCAATTTTCGGTTGTTAAGATACCCGAATTTCCTGGCCAATCCGAAGTAGAGTATGTATATGATGAAAATCTGGCCAACTGCGTCTCCGATGGCTATACAATTACTG ATTAG